Proteins encoded by one window of Filimonas effusa:
- a CDS encoding RagB/SusD family nutrient uptake outer membrane protein yields MQKLYLIIFIFIAASCSKQLTEEPNGLVLGNAGISNQAGLESALTGAYGSLMIPWESGFTTVSQIAMCMGADDLTTHPGSNKEEFREFDRFNVADLNSRMVPIWRGCYKVIQSTTNIINNYTKVTDGSEATIQAIVGEAYFLRGLSYYWLTRFWGAVPVVPSETFSSEYLNLHKSTPAEIYPLIEEDLKKAEAWVPNTRRAPGRPNKGSVKALLADVYLTEGGWPIKDASKYALAASKAKEVIDNKTTYAVDLYQGGFLKIFAGGTSEDVFALYTRGQWITYNSFYGLSTMPEDEGGWTDFFPELNFFNNFPAGSRKDETFSTSFVINGNTVPWQNVSTKHPYYKKFTIQSGTKNTYMSANPVIMIRYAHVLLTYAEALARSGTVNDDAYKAINAVRQRAGLTDLPAGMAPAEFANAVVNERAWEFAGEWCRWFDLVRLEKVEEANANKNDGDLKPVGTITKANYTLPIPGADVLMNPNLK; encoded by the coding sequence ATGCAAAAGCTTTATCTCATCATCTTCATATTTATCGCTGCTTCCTGTTCCAAGCAGCTTACAGAAGAACCAAATGGACTGGTATTGGGTAACGCCGGCATCAGCAACCAGGCAGGCCTGGAATCTGCATTAACAGGTGCCTATGGCAGTCTTATGATTCCATGGGAGAGTGGTTTTACTACTGTTTCGCAGATAGCCATGTGTATGGGGGCCGATGATCTTACTACCCATCCCGGCTCAAATAAGGAAGAGTTCCGCGAATTCGACCGCTTTAACGTTGCCGATCTTAATAGTCGTATGGTGCCTATCTGGCGCGGTTGCTATAAAGTTATTCAGTCAACCACCAATATTATCAATAACTATACTAAGGTTACCGACGGTAGCGAAGCAACTATTCAGGCAATAGTAGGAGAAGCATATTTTCTAAGAGGGCTCTCTTACTACTGGCTCACCAGGTTCTGGGGGGCCGTGCCCGTCGTGCCTTCCGAAACTTTCAGTTCCGAATACCTGAACCTGCATAAAAGTACACCGGCCGAAATCTATCCGCTGATAGAAGAAGACCTGAAGAAAGCAGAGGCCTGGGTGCCTAATACCAGACGTGCACCGGGAAGGCCGAACAAAGGCTCCGTAAAGGCATTGCTGGCCGACGTATATCTTACCGAAGGCGGATGGCCCATTAAAGATGCTTCCAAATATGCATTGGCAGCCTCTAAAGCAAAAGAAGTGATCGACAATAAAACAACTTATGCTGTTGATCTCTACCAGGGTGGTTTTCTGAAGATCTTTGCGGGCGGCACTTCAGAAGATGTGTTTGCTCTTTACACAAGAGGCCAGTGGATCACGTATAATTCTTTCTATGGCCTGTCTACTATGCCCGAAGATGAAGGGGGGTGGACTGACTTTTTCCCTGAGCTTAATTTCTTCAACAACTTCCCCGCGGGCAGCCGTAAAGATGAAACCTTCTCTACTAGCTTCGTAATAAACGGCAATACTGTTCCCTGGCAGAATGTTTCTACCAAACATCCTTACTATAAGAAGTTTACGATTCAGTCAGGAACAAAGAATACTTACATGTCTGCCAATCCCGTCATCATGATCAGGTATGCGCATGTGTTGCTTACCTACGCCGAGGCTCTGGCACGTAGCGGAACTGTTAACGATGATGCCTACAAAGCAATAAATGCCGTGAGGCAGCGTGCAGGATTAACCGATCTGCCTGCTGGCATGGCTCCTGCTGAATTTGCCAATGCAGTCGTGAACGAAAGAGCCTGGGAATTCGCCGGTGAATGGTGCCGCTGGTTCGATCTCGTGCGACTGGAAAAAGTAGAAGAAGCCAATGCCAATAAAAACGATGGAGATCTGAAACCTGTAGGTACTATCACCAAAGCCAACTATACATTGCCAATTCCGGGAGCCGACGTGCTTATGAATCCTAATTTGAAATAA
- a CDS encoding TonB-dependent receptor, which yields MKLIVLLLTATMLQVHARSIAQTTVTLSVHNSSLEKVFKEIKRQTGYNFLYTDEQLAIAKAVTVEARNQPLDKVLEQCFRTQPLVYDIDGKTIIVKRRPTPQPMLEAPDDHLVKGKVSDETGNPVAGAAVQIKGSNRGAVTNENGEYEIKLANANVVLVITSLGFDKQEIPVQGRNFIAVNLKPVTAEMGELIVIGYGEQRRTTLSSAISSVSSAAFKEQPVTRLDQVLQGRAAGVQVTNSTGAPGGAVRIRIRGSNSITGDNSPLYVVDGFVGADFSSINPDDIETIQVLKDAAATAIYGSRGANGVVILTTKKGARGAVRVNATARFSSASVLKKLDLLNAGDFAETANAHAAATGAALPFTQAKIDSFKTNGGTNWQDEIFRRAGTQEYLLNLSGGTEKGGYFLSGDFLDQNGVINNSYIKRYNIRSNINAKLNDRISAFINIIGSYSSSQNIDIPADGPHSPLAQAITWSPTVPVRNNVGGYTVSDPVSSVFFNPLALTTDQLTVVERLLANAMGGFKFRIINGLSFDMQYGINYLGYDNKSFAGKVVNSNTSIASYGSNKEIRLQSTNTLSYHKQFNNDHNLDLTAVMEFQKNNFNYVSAGASALTYESFMWNNIGLGTPGTPSSGTSESALFSLMGRAIYGFKNKYLLSAAIRRDGSSKFVGSNKYSYFPSASVGWVVSEESFMRTVPLISNLKVRGSWGHTGNQNINAYGTFATYSNRVASFNNTASQTGIILGNVGNPELKWETTVQKDLGIDVAILKGRFSLTADYFIKDTRDLLLTETLPIYLGGNPVIRNSGSVKNKGFEIALDAKVFDKTAVGWSSWFNASFVKNRVISTGQNKIIFDPNNRKIGGGMSLQPEFVVMPGQPLGSIWGLTYLGTWKPGDTKAGDFGAKAGDSRYLDVNGDNVIDASDYSVIGSGMPTTTLGWNNTVTYKGFTFNIFFHAMMGFDKLNYNKAAAMYHGGDAREATYVDIKHRYIPGVNETSDIPAFSTTNRNFTQSTRFLEKADFLRLKNISLSYDIPRKAFKGKAGLKLFVSATNIWTITGYSGIDPESNSSAGDIRQGIDFGSYPNVRTFIGGCTLSF from the coding sequence ATGAAACTAATTGTGTTATTACTAACCGCCACCATGCTGCAGGTACATGCCCGCAGTATCGCGCAAACCACTGTAACACTTTCCGTGCACAACTCATCGCTTGAAAAGGTCTTTAAAGAAATTAAAAGACAAACAGGATATAATTTCCTGTATACCGATGAGCAGCTCGCCATCGCCAAAGCCGTAACGGTAGAGGCCAGGAACCAGCCACTCGATAAGGTGCTTGAACAGTGTTTCCGCACTCAACCGTTGGTTTATGATATCGATGGTAAAACGATCATCGTAAAACGGCGGCCAACGCCGCAGCCTATGCTCGAAGCACCAGATGATCACCTGGTAAAAGGAAAGGTTTCCGATGAAACCGGGAATCCGGTTGCCGGCGCTGCTGTACAGATCAAAGGCTCCAACAGGGGAGCAGTCACCAATGAAAATGGTGAATATGAAATTAAGCTTGCTAATGCCAATGTTGTTCTGGTGATTACCTCTCTTGGTTTCGACAAACAGGAAATTCCTGTACAGGGCAGAAATTTCATTGCCGTAAATCTAAAACCGGTAACAGCCGAAATGGGTGAGCTTATTGTGATAGGTTATGGCGAACAACGCCGTACAACGCTCTCCAGTGCCATCAGTTCCGTTTCCAGCGCAGCATTTAAAGAACAGCCTGTAACAAGACTCGACCAGGTGCTGCAGGGCCGCGCCGCCGGGGTACAGGTAACTAATTCAACAGGAGCTCCCGGTGGCGCCGTTCGTATCCGCATCCGCGGATCTAACTCCATTACCGGCGACAACAGCCCGTTATACGTAGTAGATGGTTTTGTCGGCGCCGATTTTTCTTCCATCAACCCCGATGATATAGAAACCATCCAGGTCCTGAAAGATGCGGCGGCAACAGCTATCTACGGCAGCCGCGGCGCTAATGGCGTCGTGATCCTTACTACTAAAAAAGGCGCCAGGGGAGCAGTAAGGGTGAATGCTACAGCCCGTTTCTCTTCCGCTTCGGTACTTAAAAAACTCGATCTGCTCAACGCCGGCGACTTCGCCGAAACTGCAAATGCACATGCTGCTGCTACAGGCGCAGCGTTACCCTTTACACAAGCCAAAATTGACAGCTTTAAAACAAATGGGGGGACCAACTGGCAGGATGAGATCTTCCGCCGTGCAGGTACGCAGGAATACCTGCTTAATCTCTCCGGTGGCACTGAAAAAGGAGGATACTTCCTTTCCGGCGACTTCCTCGATCAGAATGGCGTGATCAATAACTCTTATATCAAAAGATATAACATCCGTTCTAACATCAACGCCAAACTGAATGACAGGATTTCTGCTTTCATCAATATCATTGGCTCTTACAGCAGTTCACAGAATATAGATATCCCTGCCGATGGCCCTCATAGTCCCCTGGCTCAGGCTATCACATGGTCCCCTACTGTGCCTGTTCGTAATAATGTAGGAGGTTATACCGTAAGCGATCCTGTCAGCTCCGTATTCTTTAATCCACTGGCCTTGACTACCGACCAGTTGACGGTTGTTGAAAGATTGCTGGCAAACGCTATGGGAGGCTTTAAATTCAGGATTATAAATGGGCTTTCGTTCGACATGCAATACGGTATCAACTACCTTGGTTACGATAATAAAAGCTTTGCAGGAAAGGTCGTGAACTCAAACACATCTATAGCCAGTTATGGCTCAAACAAAGAGATAAGGTTGCAGAGCACCAATACGCTGAGCTATCACAAACAGTTTAATAACGATCATAACCTTGACTTGACCGCTGTGATGGAATTTCAGAAGAATAATTTTAACTATGTTTCCGCAGGCGCATCTGCGCTTACGTACGAGTCTTTTATGTGGAATAACATTGGCCTCGGTACGCCCGGCACGCCATCTTCCGGTACTTCCGAATCTGCATTGTTTTCTCTGATGGGAAGAGCCATTTACGGATTTAAAAATAAATACCTGTTATCCGCTGCCATACGCAGAGACGGTTCTTCCAAGTTTGTAGGCAGCAACAAATACAGCTATTTCCCCTCCGCTTCTGTTGGCTGGGTCGTGTCTGAAGAATCGTTCATGAGAACGGTACCTTTGATCAGTAACCTGAAAGTACGCGGTAGCTGGGGACATACAGGTAACCAGAATATAAATGCATACGGCACATTTGCAACCTATTCAAACAGGGTGGCTTCTTTTAACAACACCGCTTCGCAAACCGGTATTATACTGGGGAACGTTGGCAACCCGGAACTGAAATGGGAAACCACTGTTCAAAAAGATCTGGGTATTGATGTCGCAATTTTAAAAGGCCGCTTTTCTCTTACTGCAGATTATTTCATAAAAGATACCCGTGATCTGCTGCTTACTGAAACGCTTCCTATCTATCTTGGCGGTAACCCTGTTATCAGGAACTCCGGTTCTGTTAAGAACAAAGGCTTTGAAATCGCACTCGATGCTAAAGTGTTCGATAAAACAGCCGTTGGCTGGAGTAGCTGGTTCAATGCCTCTTTTGTAAAGAACCGTGTTATCTCTACCGGTCAGAATAAGATCATCTTTGATCCCAATAACCGCAAAATAGGCGGTGGTATGTCACTGCAACCTGAATTCGTAGTAATGCCTGGTCAGCCATTAGGTTCTATCTGGGGACTCACCTACCTCGGTACCTGGAAACCGGGCGATACTAAAGCCGGTGACTTTGGTGCAAAAGCAGGCGACTCCCGTTATCTCGATGTCAATGGCGATAATGTAATAGATGCCAGCGACTATAGTGTAATAGGATCAGGTATGCCTACTACTACACTGGGTTGGAATAACACAGTAACCTACAAAGGTTTTACGTTTAATATCTTCTTCCACGCAATGATGGGCTTTGATAAGCTCAACTACAACAAGGCTGCTGCCATGTATCATGGCGGCGACGCCAGGGAAGCTACCTATGTCGACATTAAACACAGGTATATCCCGGGCGTAAATGAAACATCTGATATCCCTGCCTTCAGCACTACTAACCGCAACTTCACCCAGTCTACCCGCTTCCTTGAAAAAGCAGATTTTCTGCGCCTTAAAAACATAAGCCTGTCTTACGATATCCCACGCAAGGCCTTCAAAGGAAAAGCAGGCTTAAAACTGTTCGTGAGCGCTACCAATATCTGGACTATAACAGGTTATTCTGGTATTGACCCGGAATCAAACTCTTCTGCAGGTGACATCAGGCAGGGGATCGATTTTGGTTCTTATCCCAACGTGCGAACTTTTATAGGAGGATGTACGCTTAGTTTTTAA
- a CDS encoding FecR family protein, whose translation MNKQERFILLWQKYLDDEKMSVAEIRQLRTLIHDNQNLLQINESIARLFIEQTEVYASPETDIVEIFNETWDKLQEEEPEVQPEVHLMNTQPRRHWWKWAAAALLLLTGSTAAYRLLKQDPAPKLAKNTAAQESIRPGTNKAILTLADGSTITLNDAKNGALATQGTTQVVKLANGQLAYQQQSGPAAANLFNTISTPRGGRYHITLPDGTKVWLNAASRLHYPTAFNGSQREVTLSGEAYFEIAENASQPFFVNLDNMQVQVLGTSFNIMAYSDEEAVQTTLLQGKVKVNAPAADAQDKQKILVPGQCASLFRNGILKVQNNVNTEETIAWKNDLIQFAGTDVRAAMRMIARWYDVEIEYKGDVPNAHFRGGLSSDASIEKLLNMMQQTGEVHFQVSGRKIIVSP comes from the coding sequence ATGAACAAACAGGAACGCTTTATCTTATTATGGCAGAAATACCTGGATGATGAAAAAATGTCCGTCGCCGAAATCAGGCAGTTAAGGACGCTTATTCATGACAATCAAAATCTGCTACAGATTAACGAATCGATTGCCAGGCTGTTTATAGAACAGACAGAAGTATATGCCTCGCCCGAAACCGATATCGTTGAAATCTTCAATGAAACCTGGGATAAACTACAGGAAGAAGAGCCGGAAGTGCAACCGGAAGTGCATCTCATGAATACGCAGCCTCGCAGGCATTGGTGGAAATGGGCGGCCGCAGCGTTGCTATTACTGACTGGCAGTACTGCCGCCTATCGCTTATTAAAGCAGGATCCGGCACCAAAGCTGGCAAAAAATACTGCTGCGCAGGAAAGCATCCGCCCTGGAACGAACAAGGCGATATTAACCCTCGCCGATGGTTCCACTATTACGCTTAACGATGCTAAAAACGGCGCGTTGGCAACGCAAGGAACTACCCAGGTGGTAAAGCTGGCCAATGGCCAACTGGCCTACCAGCAACAGTCAGGCCCGGCAGCGGCGAACTTGTTCAATACCATCTCAACGCCGCGGGGCGGCAGGTACCATATTACACTGCCCGATGGAACTAAAGTTTGGCTCAATGCAGCCAGCCGCTTACATTATCCCACTGCTTTCAATGGTTCCCAAAGAGAGGTGACCCTTTCAGGGGAAGCTTATTTTGAGATCGCAGAAAATGCGTCTCAGCCTTTCTTTGTGAATCTGGATAATATGCAGGTACAGGTATTGGGTACCAGCTTTAATATAATGGCCTATTCCGATGAAGAAGCGGTGCAGACAACATTATTGCAGGGCAAGGTTAAAGTGAATGCCCCTGCCGCAGATGCGCAGGATAAACAAAAGATCCTGGTGCCGGGTCAATGCGCCAGCCTCTTCCGCAACGGAATATTAAAAGTGCAGAATAATGTAAATACCGAAGAAACGATAGCCTGGAAAAATGATCTTATCCAGTTTGCCGGAACCGATGTCCGTGCTGCTATGCGGATGATCGCAAGATGGTACGATGTGGAGATTGAGTACAAGGGGGATGTGCCAAATGCACACTTCAGGGGAGGACTGTCCAGCGATGCGTCTATTGAAAAACTATTGAATATGATGCAGCAGACCGGAGAAGTCCATTTCCAGGTCTCCGGCCGTAAAATAATTGTATCACCCTGA
- a CDS encoding RNA polymerase sigma factor: MPSVTTYNEPELLLRIADGDRDAYRIVFEHYWNQIYAIGLKISKSPELARDLAQETFIKLWVNKEQLPDVIYFRSFLYTLARNLAIDHLRKKVFTANNEDYLLAYFRDDAANPHENAEYHELEGLLNRAVNNLPPQMQQVFKLSRFEGLSHSEIAVRMNITRVTSKSYMVRALSAIRKYMAQYHEGVFLLIWTVVLQA; this comes from the coding sequence TTGCCATCTGTCACTACATACAACGAGCCGGAACTGCTGTTGCGTATCGCCGATGGCGACCGCGACGCCTATCGCATTGTCTTTGAACACTATTGGAATCAGATCTATGCTATTGGCCTTAAAATCTCAAAATCTCCTGAATTAGCAAGGGATCTCGCCCAGGAAACTTTTATCAAACTTTGGGTAAATAAAGAACAGCTACCCGATGTCATTTATTTCAGATCTTTTCTATATACCCTGGCACGTAATCTCGCTATCGATCATCTGCGAAAAAAAGTTTTTACAGCTAACAACGAAGATTACCTGCTTGCTTATTTCCGCGACGATGCTGCCAATCCGCACGAAAATGCAGAATATCATGAGCTGGAGGGCTTACTCAACAGAGCCGTTAATAATCTCCCTCCTCAGATGCAACAAGTGTTCAAACTAAGCCGTTTCGAAGGATTAAGTCATTCGGAAATCGCCGTTCGTATGAATATTACCCGGGTTACCTCCAAATCCTATATGGTCCGTGCTTTAAGCGCTATCAGGAAATATATGGCGCAATATCACGAAGGTGTCTTTTTATTAATCTGGACTGTTGTTTTACAAGCTTGA
- a CDS encoding thioredoxin family protein: MKEIILVVWLGLYSGLVLAQQNGGVHFEKGTWAEITAKARKEKKLIFIDCYTSWCVPCKKLAAEVFPNEKVAAFFNSNFICFKTDIEVGAGVALAKNYHVGAYPTLLWVDGAGNLVHRAVGFMKAAPLLAEASKALSGGYAEVALEADYNKHKDDPAVVAAYLQFLNKMADSREREVALHYLSIIPKERYFEKDIYQLIAKQVQTPFSPVITYIYANRNSFDEKFGKANVESMLAEKYTRNASQLLSAVKAGKVFDEAAFQKLLAMMDEKGITSKEELVTTVRIKELQYSRNWMAYVTRVNNAVKKGVYKNISTRTWVDWYSPLITGKCTDSTALETALYWIDSAFKSNEAFSMSNFKGYWADKVAVLERMPDKARDLAVIKSELMLLSELENKQEAFYKMQAERKKMLEAMLHQQ, encoded by the coding sequence ATGAAGGAGATAATACTTGTTGTTTGGTTGGGACTCTATTCCGGGTTGGTATTGGCTCAACAGAACGGAGGTGTTCATTTTGAAAAAGGCACTTGGGCTGAAATAACCGCCAAAGCCAGAAAAGAAAAGAAACTCATCTTCATCGACTGTTATACCTCTTGGTGTGTGCCTTGTAAGAAGCTCGCTGCAGAAGTTTTTCCCAATGAAAAAGTAGCCGCTTTTTTCAACAGTAACTTTATCTGCTTTAAAACAGATATAGAAGTTGGAGCAGGTGTCGCCCTGGCTAAAAACTATCATGTGGGTGCTTATCCAACGTTGTTATGGGTTGACGGAGCCGGCAATCTTGTACATCGTGCGGTTGGCTTTATGAAGGCTGCTCCATTGCTGGCAGAAGCTTCAAAAGCTTTGAGTGGAGGATATGCCGAAGTTGCGCTGGAAGCTGATTACAATAAGCATAAAGATGATCCTGCAGTTGTTGCAGCATATTTGCAGTTTCTCAACAAGATGGCTGATTCCCGCGAAAGAGAAGTAGCATTGCATTACTTATCTATTATTCCAAAAGAACGCTATTTCGAGAAAGATATCTATCAGCTAATAGCTAAACAGGTACAAACGCCCTTTTCGCCTGTAATAACTTATATCTATGCCAATAGAAATTCCTTTGATGAAAAGTTCGGGAAGGCTAATGTCGAAAGTATGTTGGCTGAAAAATACACCCGTAATGCCAGTCAACTCCTGTCTGCGGTAAAGGCTGGGAAGGTATTTGACGAAGCTGCTTTTCAAAAGCTGCTGGCAATGATGGATGAAAAAGGAATTACGTCAAAAGAAGAACTGGTGACAACTGTACGTATAAAAGAGCTGCAATACAGTCGCAACTGGATGGCGTATGTGACAAGGGTGAACAATGCCGTAAAAAAAGGTGTTTATAAGAACATCAGCACAAGAACCTGGGTCGACTGGTACAGTCCCCTTATTACCGGTAAATGCACTGATTCTACAGCACTTGAAACTGCATTGTATTGGATTGATAGCGCATTTAAAAGCAATGAAGCTTTTTCGATGTCCAATTTTAAGGGTTATTGGGCAGATAAAGTAGCTGTTTTGGAACGCATGCCGGATAAAGCCAGGGACCTGGCTGTTATAAAATCAGAGTTGATGTTGCTGTCCGAATTGGAAAATAAACAAGAAGCATTCTATAAAATGCAGGCAGAAAGAAAAAAAATGCTGGAGGCTATGCTGCATCAACAGTAA
- a CDS encoding TlpA disulfide reductase family protein translates to MKKTIITAMILFPALAMAQKTEYILKGEMDGFAGTATAKIICFSPIINDTAEIKDGHFELKGAIEEPAEVTLIVMGRTPKGRIRSEHLKLYLEPGIIRLHAVADSLAYSTISGSRLNDDYKQLNASLAPIEEKKKQLDAYYKNMPAQQRNDTALMSRIELQSDSISEMKRTVYFNFLKTRPGSFLSLLALKKYAGVIPEYEVAAPLFEKLSASVKATPSAKSYAAQLKSINTTAVGTMAPDFTQFDPEGKPVKLSDYRSKYVLVDFWASWCGPCRKENKNVVKAYLVYHEKGLEILGVSLDIEAFKDNWLSAIKEDKLPWKQVADLKMRNEAAALYGIDGIPQNVLVDPNGKIIAKNLKGPDLEKRLAEIFN, encoded by the coding sequence ATGAAGAAGACTATTATAACTGCTATGATTCTCTTTCCCGCCCTGGCAATGGCGCAGAAAACAGAATATATACTGAAAGGAGAAATGGATGGGTTTGCAGGTACAGCAACGGCGAAGATCATTTGCTTCAGCCCTATCATCAACGATACTGCTGAAATTAAAGATGGCCACTTCGAACTAAAGGGGGCAATCGAAGAACCTGCAGAAGTTACGCTGATAGTAATGGGGAGAACGCCGAAAGGTAGAATTCGATCAGAACACCTGAAGCTTTACCTGGAGCCTGGCATCATCAGACTTCATGCCGTGGCCGATTCGCTTGCTTATAGCACTATAAGCGGCTCCCGGCTCAATGACGACTACAAGCAACTTAATGCATCGCTGGCTCCTATAGAAGAAAAAAAGAAGCAGCTTGATGCCTACTATAAAAATATGCCGGCGCAACAACGAAACGATACGGCACTCATGTCGCGGATAGAACTGCAAAGCGATTCCATTTCGGAAATGAAGAGAACTGTTTATTTCAATTTCTTAAAGACCAGGCCGGGTAGTTTCCTGAGTTTGCTGGCTTTAAAGAAATATGCAGGGGTTATTCCCGAATATGAAGTGGCTGCCCCATTATTTGAGAAGCTGTCGGCGAGCGTAAAAGCTACGCCATCGGCAAAAAGTTATGCTGCACAACTCAAAAGTATCAATACGACTGCTGTGGGGACTATGGCGCCAGACTTTACGCAGTTTGATCCGGAAGGTAAGCCTGTAAAATTATCGGACTACAGGAGCAAATATGTATTGGTTGATTTCTGGGCATCCTGGTGTGGTCCCTGCCGCAAAGAAAATAAGAATGTAGTAAAAGCTTACTTGGTCTATCACGAAAAGGGGTTGGAAATTCTTGGCGTATCTCTCGATATTGAGGCATTTAAAGACAACTGGCTTTCTGCTATTAAAGAAGATAAACTGCCCTGGAAGCAGGTCGCCGACCTGAAGATGAGAAATGAAGCCGCCGCCCTGTACGGCATTGACGGCATCCCCCAGAATGTATTGGTGGATCCGAACGGAAAGATTATTGCTAAAAATCTGAAAGGACCTGATCTGGAAAAAAGACTGGCAGAAATTTTTAACTAA